From the Rhizobium sp. SL42 genome, the window CTGTCGGGCGGTGCCTGGGTCAACGCCCACCAGATGCAGCCGGACTTCCTCGGCTTTCCCCGCATGACGGTGCTCGGCCTGCCCATCCTGTCCTGGGTCGCGATCAGCATCGTCATCCTGGTCTCCTTCATCCTGACCCGCACGACCTTCGGTCGCTCGACCTATGCCGCCGGCGGCAACCCGGTCGCCGCCGTCTATGCCGGCATCGATGTCGGCCGCGCCCGGTTCCTGGCCTTCGTTCTCTCCGGCGCGCTTGCCGGCCTCTCCGGTTATCTCTGGGTCTCGCGTTACGCCGTCGCCTATGTCGATATCGCAGGCGGCTTCGAACTGGATAGCGTCGCGGCCAATGTCATCGGCGGCATCTCGATTGCCGGCGGTATCGGCACCGTCATCGGAACCGTGCTCGGCGCCCTCTTCCTCGGCGTCATCAAGAATGCGCTGCCGGTCATCGGCATCTCGCCTTTCGCGCAAATGGCGATCTCCGGCATCGTGATCGTCCTTGCCGTCGTCTTCAATGCCCGCGCCGAGCGCAAGAAGGGCCGTATCATCCTGCGCGATCGCGCGCCCAAGTCCGAGGTGACGGCATGAGCACCACCCATATCGAACCGCGCGAAAAGCGCGTCATCCCCGATCGCCTGGGAACACCCATCCGCCGCGTCCTGGCAAGCTGGGAAGTGCTGCTCTTTGGCGTCGCCGTCCTGATCTTTATCGCCAATTCGCTCGCATCACCCTATTTCCTCGATGCCTGGAACCTGTCGGACGCGACTTTCAACTTCACCGAAAAGGCCATGATCGCCTTTGCCATGGCGCTGCTGATCATCGCCGGTGAAATTGATCTCTCGGTCGCGGCCATCATCGCGTTGGCCTCGACTGCCATGGGCTATGCCGTGCAGATGGGTGTGAGCACGCCGGGCCTCGTTGCCATCGGCATCACCACGGGTCTGGCATGCGGCGCCTTCAATGGTTTTCTCGTTGCGGTCCTGCGCCTGCCCTCGATCGTCGTCACCATCGGCACGATGAGCCTGTTCCGCGGCATTTCCTATGTCGTGCTCGGCGACCAGGCTTTTGGCAAATACCCGTCCGACTTCGCCTATTTCGGCCAGGGCTATGTTTTCTGGGTCTTCTCCTTCGAATTCGTCCTGTTCCTGGCCATGGCGCTGGCCTTCGGCATCCTGTTGCACAGGACCAATTTCGGCCGCCACGTCTATGTCATCGGCAACAACCCGCTGGCCGCCCGTTTCTCGGGCATTCCGGTCGAACGGGTGAAATTCATCCTCTTCCTGCTGACCGGCCTGATGAGCGGCATCGCCGCCGTCTGCCTCACCTCGCGCCTCGGCTCCACCCGCCCATCGATCGCGCAAGGCTGGGAACTGGAAGTCGTCACGATGGTTGTGCTCGGCGGCGTCTCCATCCTTGGCGGTGCCGGCACCATCGTCGGCGTCGTCATCGCCGCCTTCGTCATGGGCCTCGTCACCTTCGGCCTTGGTCTGCTCAATGTACCCGGTATCGTCATGTCGATCTTCATCGGCCTGCTCCTGATCATCACCATCGCGCTGCCGATCGTCGCGCGCCGGATCAAGAATGCAAGGAAAGCCTGATGGCCCAGCTTGAGAAACATGCCTTCAAGATGAAGCTCAATCCCGGCATGGAGGCCGAATACCGCAAGCGGCATGACGAGATCTGGCCGGACCTGGTTGATCTCCTGCATGACGCTGGCGTCAGCGACTACTCCATCCACCTCGATCCGGAGACCAACACGCTGTTCGGCGTGCTGACCCGCCCGCTCGATCACAAGATGGCAGCACTACCCGACCACCCGGTGATGAAACGCTGGTGGGCGCATATGGCGGATATCATGGCATCCAACCCCGACAATTCGCCTGTCGCCCAGGATCTGGTCACGGTTTTTCATCTGCCATGACCACGTCAAACGAGCGGCCGAACTATCCGCATGTTGCTGTCATCGACATCGGCAAGACCAACGCAAAGCTGGTTGTCGTCGATGCGGCGACCGGTGCCGAGATCGCGGTTCGCAAAACCGCAAATACGGTGCTTGCCGGCCCGCCCTATCCGCATTTCGACATCGAGGCGCTCTGGCGTTTCATTCTCGAAACACTGACGGAGTTCGCCAGGGAGCCGGGCTTCGACGCACTGTCCATCACCACGCATGGCGCCTGTGCCGCCCTGCTGGATGAAAGCGGCGCGCTTGCCCTGCCGGTTCTCGACTACGAGCATCTCTATCCGCAGGATATCCAGTCCGCCTACGCGGCCCTGCGACCGGATTTTGCTGAGACCTTTTCGCCGAAGCTCGCCGGCGGCCTGAATGTCGGCGCACAGCTGCACTATCAGCAGACGGCGTTTTCGGCCGATTTTGCCCGGGTCGCCACCATTCTTGTCTACCCGCAATACTGGGCCTATCGCCTGACCGGCGTCGCGGCCAATGAGGGAACCTCGCTTGGCTGCCACACGGACCTGTGGCAACCCTTCGCGGCAAGCTATTCCAGTCTGGTCGATCGCCTCGGCATCCGAAAGCAACTTGCTCCGGTCCGCTCCGCCTTCGATGCGCTCGGCGCCATCAAGCCGGAACTAGCGGGACGCCTGGGCCTGACAAGGCCCGTGCCTGTCTATTGCGGCATCCACGATTCCAATGCCTCGCTGCTGCCGCACCTGCTCGGTTTCGGTTCGCCCTGTTCCGTCATTTCAACCGGCACATGGGTCATCAGCTTTGGCGTTGGCGCCAAGCCGGATCATCTCGACCCAAACCGCGACAACCTTGTCAATGTCGATGCCTATGGCAGTCCCGTTCCAACGGCGCGCTATATGGGAGGCCGCGAATGGGACATCCTGACACGCGACCTCCCGTCATCGACATCGGAAGAAGAGGCATTGGCCCTGCGCTCTGTGCTGAAGAAAGGCCTGCTGCTGTTGCCGAGCGTGGTTGAAAAGACGGGACCTTATCCGGACAGCAAGGCAGAATGGATCCTCGAACCGGAAAATCCGGCCGAGCGTCGCGTCGCGGCAAGCCTCTATGAAGCCATGATGACGGTGACCTGCCTGGAGCTGATCGGAGCGGCAGGCCCCGTGATCGTCGAGGGGCCGTTCGCCAAGAATGCACTCTATCTCCAAGCCCTGCACAATCTGACGCAGCGAGACGTTTTTGCTTCGGAAGCAACGACAGGAACTGCCATCGGCGCAGCCCTCCTCACCGGTCTGGAGCTCCAGGTTCCCATGCATGCGGTTTCCGGTGAGCTTGAAGGTCTGGCAAGCTATGCCAGCCTCTGGCGGGAACGGGCCGATGCCCGAGGCGCATCCGTCTAAATTTTACCCATCTTTATTTTTGCTTTTGTTTTGTGCAGCGCAGCTTGTCAAACATGCTGCGCTGCGCCATCAATGCCTCCATGAGCAATACCGACCTGACCATCCTCGTGATCGATGAGAACGCCGTTCGTGCGGCGATCATTGAGGAGGGATTGCGCGAGGCGGGCCACATGCACGTCACCGTCGTCCATGAGGTCAACGGCATTGCCCGGATCATCGAGACGCTCGCCCCCGACGTGATCATCATCGATATCGAAAATCCCAACCGCGACATGATGGAACACCTCTTCCAACTGACCCGTACCGTCGAGCGACCGATTGCAATGTTCGTCGATCGCTCCGATACGGCCTCGATCGAGGCCGCAGTCGATGCAGGTGTATCGGCCTATATCGTCGACGGCCTGAAGAAGGAACGCGTCAAGGCCATCCTCGACATGGCCGTCAGCCGGTTCAACGCCTTCAGCCGCCTGCAGCGCGAACTGACTGAGGCGAGGAATGCGCTGGAGGAGCGAAAGGTCATAGAACGCGCCAAGGGCATCCTGATGAAGATGCGCGGCCTGAGCGAGGAAGAGGCTTTCGCCCTGCTTCGCCAGACCGCGATGAACGAGAAGAAGCGGCTGGCCGACATTGCCCAGAGCATTGTCACAGCCGCAGGCCTCCTGCTGTGATGCGATACGGGAGCCGACACCGGAGGAACCGGAGTGAGTGACATGACACGCAGCCAGAGAGATGCCGGCGGCCTCGCCGCACCGACAATCGGCTCCGACCGGCAACAGCGCGTTCTGCGCGCCGGCTTTATTCCGCTGATGGATGCTTCGGTGCTTGTCGCGGCCGCAGAATTCGGCTTTGCCGCCGGCGAGGGTCTGACGCTTGACCTCGTCCGTGACGTCTCCTGGGCCAACGTCCGCGATCGCCTCGCCTTCCGGCAGTTCGACATCGCCCACATGCTTTCCCCAATGCCCGTCGCCTCGATGCTCGGCCTCGGCTCCAATCCCTCGCCGACCATCAGCCCCTTCTCGCTTGGTCGCGGCGGCAACGCTATCACCCTGTCGCTGAGGCTTTTCGAGCGGATGCGCGCGCTGACCGGCATTGGCGAGAATGCGTCCGCGCTCGAAAACGCCACGGCGCTGGCTGCGGTCCTAGCCGACATGCGCGCGCGCGGAGAACAGGCGCCGACACTCGGCATGACCTACCCCTTCTCCTCGCACAACTATGAGTTCCGCTACTGGCTCGCTGCCGGCGGCATTGATCCCGACCGTGACGTGAAGCTCGTCGTCGTGCCACCACCGCTGACCTCCGATGCGCTTGCCGCCGGCGCCATCGACGGCTTCTGCGTCGGCGCCCCATGGAACATGGTCGCCTCCGAGCGGGGAGTCGGCCGCATTGTCGCCGCCAAACAGGACATCTGGCCATCTGCGCCGGAAAAGGTTGTCGGCATGCGTCCCGATTGGGCCGAAGCCAACCAGGACACCGTCGCCCGCCTGATTGTAGCCCTGGATGGTGCCGCCCGGTGGTGCGACAATCCGGACAACCACGACCAGCTCGCAGAAACCCTGGCGGACAACCGTTACATTGCCGCACCCGTCGGCATCATCCGGCGTGTGCTCGCCGGCGAATTCAGCCTGGACGCCAAGGGCAATCGCCGCCTGCTCCCGGACTATTTCGTCTTCCACCGCCAGAACGCCAACTATCCCCGCCCCAGCCAGGCGCTTTGGATCTACAGCCAGATGATCCGCTGGGGGCAGACCGAATTTAGCGAAGCGGGTCGAAAACAGGCGGCCGGCGCCTTCCGCCCGGACATCTACCGTCAGGCACTCGGCGACGCCGCAGCCCCGACAGATGCCGACATCCGCATCGAAGGCAATCGACCGGGCGACACTTTCATGGACTCGCTGGTATTCGATCCTGCCGACATCAATGCCTATGTCGAGGCTTTTCCGGTTGGCAATCGCCAGTCACAGACCTCCGCGCCGCATGATTTTTAAGTCATCACTGCTTAAAGCTGCGCCGCTGTTTTTTGTGCATTGCGAGCAATAGCCCAAGTTTTACGCAGTCACAGCAGATAAGCAGAACATCGCAATCTCCCCCTCCAGGATAATTTTGCGAAATAAAAACAAACACTAAATCGTCGCAACCACAAACTGGCACGCCGCTTGCTTCGCTATTCTCATCCGGTCAACGGCGACCGGGCGAACAAGAGCGCAAAAGCGTTCACCAGAGACATCGAAGTCGCTTGGTCTTGCATTCCGGGATTCCTCCTATCCCGTGGACGCAAAATCCGAGCGGCTTTTTTTGTTTTTCCGGATCTCCGTCACCACCAGAGGGACACGTACAATGACGAAGACTACAGGAATGGGCATCAGCCGCCGCAATATCCTAAAGACCACCGCTGCGGCCGCCTTGGTCAGCGCGGTCCGCTCCGCCTTCCCCTCCGGCGCCTTTGCTGCCGGTGCCGGCCCGGAAGTCACGGGACTGAAGCTCGGCTTCATCGCCCTCACCGACGCCGCAGCCCTGATCATCGCCAAGGAAAAGGGGCTGTTCGAAAAGCATGGCCTGCCGGATGTCGAGGTTCTGAAGCAGGCATCCTGGGGCGCCACGCGCGATAACCTGGTGCTCGGCGGAGCCGCAAACGGTATTGATGGCGCGCACATCCTGACCCCGATGCCCTATCTGATGCAGACCGGCAAGGTGACTCAGAACAATGTTCCGGTGCCGATGTCCATCGTTTCCCGCCTCAATCTCGACAGCCAGGCCATCTCGGTCGCGCAGGAATACGCCGGTACCGGCGTCGGCCTCGACGCCTCCAAGCTGAAGGACGCCTTCGCCGCCAAGAAGGCCGAAGGCAAGGAAATCAAGGTCGCGATGACTTTCCCCGGCGGCACGCATGATCTCTGGA encodes:
- a CDS encoding ABC transporter permease, which gives rise to MQNLLKNRELLLGLIIVGMILGFSTRADNFASPGNLANIFNDTSILIILALGQMVVILTKSIDLSVAANLAFTGMAVAMLDATYPGLPLALLIVLAIGIGAALGAINGFLVWALQIPPIVVTLGTLTIYRGMTFVLSGGAWVNAHQMQPDFLGFPRMTVLGLPILSWVAISIVILVSFILTRTTFGRSTYAAGGNPVAAVYAGIDVGRARFLAFVLSGALAGLSGYLWVSRYAVAYVDIAGGFELDSVAANVIGGISIAGGIGTVIGTVLGALFLGVIKNALPVIGISPFAQMAISGIVIVLAVVFNARAERKKGRIILRDRAPKSEVTA
- a CDS encoding ABC transporter permease, with the translated sequence MSTTHIEPREKRVIPDRLGTPIRRVLASWEVLLFGVAVLIFIANSLASPYFLDAWNLSDATFNFTEKAMIAFAMALLIIAGEIDLSVAAIIALASTAMGYAVQMGVSTPGLVAIGITTGLACGAFNGFLVAVLRLPSIVVTIGTMSLFRGISYVVLGDQAFGKYPSDFAYFGQGYVFWVFSFEFVLFLAMALAFGILLHRTNFGRHVYVIGNNPLAARFSGIPVERVKFILFLLTGLMSGIAAVCLTSRLGSTRPSIAQGWELEVVTMVVLGGVSILGGAGTIVGVVIAAFVMGLVTFGLGLLNVPGIVMSIFIGLLLIITIALPIVARRIKNARKA
- the rhaM gene encoding L-rhamnose mutarotase, which translates into the protein MAQLEKHAFKMKLNPGMEAEYRKRHDEIWPDLVDLLHDAGVSDYSIHLDPETNTLFGVLTRPLDHKMAALPDHPVMKRWWAHMADIMASNPDNSPVAQDLVTVFHLP
- a CDS encoding FGGY-family carbohydrate kinase, yielding MTTSNERPNYPHVAVIDIGKTNAKLVVVDAATGAEIAVRKTANTVLAGPPYPHFDIEALWRFILETLTEFAREPGFDALSITTHGACAALLDESGALALPVLDYEHLYPQDIQSAYAALRPDFAETFSPKLAGGLNVGAQLHYQQTAFSADFARVATILVYPQYWAYRLTGVAANEGTSLGCHTDLWQPFAASYSSLVDRLGIRKQLAPVRSAFDALGAIKPELAGRLGLTRPVPVYCGIHDSNASLLPHLLGFGSPCSVISTGTWVISFGVGAKPDHLDPNRDNLVNVDAYGSPVPTARYMGGREWDILTRDLPSSTSEEEALALRSVLKKGLLLLPSVVEKTGPYPDSKAEWILEPENPAERRVAASLYEAMMTVTCLELIGAAGPVIVEGPFAKNALYLQALHNLTQRDVFASEATTGTAIGAALLTGLELQVPMHAVSGELEGLASYASLWRERADARGASV
- a CDS encoding ANTAR domain-containing response regulator — translated: MLRCAINASMSNTDLTILVIDENAVRAAIIEEGLREAGHMHVTVVHEVNGIARIIETLAPDVIIIDIENPNRDMMEHLFQLTRTVERPIAMFVDRSDTASIEAAVDAGVSAYIVDGLKKERVKAILDMAVSRFNAFSRLQRELTEARNALEERKVIERAKGILMKMRGLSEEEAFALLRQTAMNEKKRLADIAQSIVTAAGLLL
- a CDS encoding CmpA/NrtA family ABC transporter substrate-binding protein, with the translated sequence MTRSQRDAGGLAAPTIGSDRQQRVLRAGFIPLMDASVLVAAAEFGFAAGEGLTLDLVRDVSWANVRDRLAFRQFDIAHMLSPMPVASMLGLGSNPSPTISPFSLGRGGNAITLSLRLFERMRALTGIGENASALENATALAAVLADMRARGEQAPTLGMTYPFSSHNYEFRYWLAAGGIDPDRDVKLVVVPPPLTSDALAAGAIDGFCVGAPWNMVASERGVGRIVAAKQDIWPSAPEKVVGMRPDWAEANQDTVARLIVALDGAARWCDNPDNHDQLAETLADNRYIAAPVGIIRRVLAGEFSLDAKGNRRLLPDYFVFHRQNANYPRPSQALWIYSQMIRWGQTEFSEAGRKQAAGAFRPDIYRQALGDAAAPTDADIRIEGNRPGDTFMDSLVFDPADINAYVEAFPVGNRQSQTSAPHDF